CCGTGATCCAGGCGATCACGGACCTCGGCGGCAAGGCCGAGGCGCTCGACGGCGTCGTGCCCCTCGGCCGGCACGACGCGCTCGGCATCCTGACGGGCATCACCCACCCGGCTGTCGTCGGCGCCGACACGACGCTCCTGCCCGGCAGCTTCGCCGACCACCTGACGAGCTTCGCGGCCATGTACGACGAGGGCGGCCAGGAGAAGATGTCCAGCTGGATCACCGCCGGCGCCTCCGCCACGCTCGGCACCGTCGAGGAGCCGTGCACCGGCGGCAAGTTCCCGGACGCCGCACTTCACGCGTTCTACTTCGCCGGTCTGCCGCTGGGCGAGGCGATCTTCCGCAGCGTGCAGTGGTCCGCCTTCCAGAGCCTGTTCCTGGGCGATCCGCTGACCCGGCCGTTCACGCACGTGCCGACGGTCGACGTCGAGGGTTTGCCCGGCGGCACCGCGACGGTCAAGGGCATCGTTCCATTGACCGCTCGGGCGACGACGGCGGCGCCGGGGGGGACGATCGCGGCGTACACCCTGTACGTGGACGGCATCGCGATCGCCGCCGCGCGCGACGGGCGGTTCGCGCTGGACACGACGGCGCTGTTGGCCGAGGGGTGGCACGAGGTACGCATCACGGCGGTGGACGCGTCGCCGGTGCGGGCTGTCGGCGAGTGGCGGGGCGGCTCACCGTGGGCCATCGGGGCGGTCGCTCGAGCTTGTCGCCGACGTCGAGCGCGACGCCAACACGAATCCGAGAACGATGATCGCCCAAGTGTCGTTCAGCTGCCTGGTCACCGGAGAAGAACCGGTCGAGATCCGCGTCCTTCAGGACAGCCGGATCGTAGCACGTCGGAGCTCGCGCTCGCGCAACGATCCCTGCCGGCGACCTGGCTCGGCGCCGGGCCATCCAGCCTGCGCGCGGTGGCCGAGTACGCGGATGGCGGTGCCGCTGTGTCCCGCCCGGTACGCCTCGACATCCCGCCAAGCGCGGCCGCGCTTCCGGCCGGTGTCGCGCCGAATCGCGGTGCCCCGTTTGCGCTTGGCTACACGGTCGATGTCCGGCCCGGCCGGCCGCAGCTCATCGACGTCGTGGCGTGGGACAACGCGCTCCCGCCGGACCACATCGTCGTCGATGCGCCGCCCAGCCAATCGGACGTGCGGCAACTCGGCAACACGCTGCTCCTCCTCCCGCATCCGAGCGCGAAGGGCACCGACACGCTCGCCTTCCACGCCACGAACCCCGATGGGTGGCAGCGGCGACCAGGGCCGAGGACCATGCCAGACCACGCCCCGCCAACGCCCCCGATCTCCCCGTCCCTCCCGGCTTCCCCGACCCGTGCCGCCGCTGGATTCCCTTGCCCGGCAACGCCCGCGCCTGCCCCATCGCCTGCCGTAGGGCAGCCCAGGGCCCGTCCTTCCCGGGGCGGGCCCTTTGGCCGCCGATCCCTGACAGAGACCGCTTGCCCCCACGCCCCTACTCGATACACTCCCTCCATCCCATCCGCCGCGCCGCCCAGCCGGCGCGCCACGTGCGGAGGACGTACCCCCCAGTGAGCGACCGCCAAGCCCTCAAGAACTACCTCGTCGAAGAGTTCTACGACGATTACCGCGAAGGCGCGATCAGCCGCCGTACGTTCGTCCGGCGCGTCGCGTTCATCACCGGCAGCATGGCCGCGGCGATTCCGGTGCTGGCCGCCGTCGGCTGCACGCCCGACGAGCTGCCGGCCGCCACCGACCCGATACCCGACGCCGAGCCGACCACCATGGCCGCCGTCGCCACCGCCACCGGCGCCGCCACCGTTCAGCCGACCTCCAAGCCGCCGACCGACCCGCAGAGCCCGCTGTCCGTGGCCGCCGACGACCCGGCGGTCTCGGCCGCGGCGGTGGCGTTCGACAGCGGCGGGACGATGATCCAGGGCTACCTTGCCCGTCCCTCCGACTCGGCCGGTGCCGGCGGCCCGTACCCGGGTGTCCTGGTCTGCCATGAGAACCGCGGCCTGACCGCGCACATCGAGGACGTCACGCGCCGCTTCGCCAAGGCGGGCTACGTGGCGTTGGCGATCGACCTCCTGTCCCGCGAGGGCGGCACCGCGGGCGCGGACCGCGACAAGGTGCCGGCGCTGCTCACGGACGCCGGGCCGGAGCGCCACGTCGGCGACTTCCTGGCGGGCGCGGCCTTCCTCAAGTCCCAGCCGGACGTGGACATCGGCAAGCTCGTGATGACCGGCTACTGCTTCGGCGGCGGGATCACGTGGCGCGTGGCCACCAAGATGGCCGACCTGAAGGCAGCCGTCCCGTTCTACGGCCCCGCCCCCGACCTGGCCGAAGTGCCGAACATCAAGGCCGCCGTCCTGGGCGTGTACGCCGAGTTGGACGAGCGGATCGGCGCCGGCATCCCGGACCTCGAAGCGGCGCTGAAGGCCGCCGGAACAACGCACGAGATCAAGATCTACCCCGGCGTGAACCACGCCTTCCACAACGACACGGGCGATCGCTACGACGAGACGCAGGCGACGCAGGCGTGGAACGACACGCTGGCGTGGTTTGCGGCGCACATGTAGGGGCGACGCATGCGTCGCCCGCAGGCCACCCGCCCCATCAGGCCCCCGCCCTACGGCACCCGCCCGATCTCAACCGTCGCCCCATCCCCCATCCCATCCCCCACCCCATCGACCCGCCGCAGCGGCGAACCCGGGTCGTCCGCGTATAGCCCCACGACAATCCGCAATCCGCTTGCGCCCGGCGGCAACCGGAGCACGCGCTGGTCGACGACGACGTCACCGGTGCGCCAACGGCCCGCCGGGTAGACACCGTGGCCCAGCGGCGCATCGACGCTTGAGTCCACGCTGTTGCCCGCCGCATCCAACAAGTGGACGAAGAGCGTGGCCTCGCCGATCGTCGGCGGACCGTCGATGTGCCAGCGCGTCGTCACGCGGACGGCGCCCGGCGCCTCGGCCCACAGCGGCCAGGCGTCGCGCGCGGCGTTCGATCCGGAGGCCAGCGGGCCGGCGTCGACTGCCGCGCCGTCCAGGACGAGCCCATCGACGAACTGCGCGGTCGCCCCGTCGCCGGGACGCAGTTCGGGCGGGAGGCGCGGACCGAGCACACGCACAGCCAGCGGGCTCGCCCGCGCGGCCAGATCGCCCCGCTCCATGATCGGCGGCAGGAACGCCAGCTCGGCGCCATCGGCCGGCAGCTTGGCCCAGACCTCGTCCAGCCGCAGGCCGTACGGGACGATGTACGCCGCGCCGTCGTCGCCGTTGTCACCGCCGTCGCCGTCGCCGTCGTCACCGAACAGCACCGGATCATACGGGTCGGTCAGCGTCACGCGGTCGATCGGGATCAGGAACGGCACGCTGGCCCAGCCGTCGCGCAGGCGCCGGTCCAGCCACACTCGGCGACCTGCCTCGAGCGACGCGTTCACCTCGCGCGCCAGCGTCGTCGCCCCGCCGTCGAAGGCGTGATAGGCGCGCGGCCAGTGTGCGTGCAGCGAGCGGTCGAAGCTGTTCGCGCCACCGTTCGCATCCGGCACGACCGCCACCGTCCGTTCCGCCAGCGGATCCGCCGCCCGCCCCGCCTCCAACGCCCCGTCATAGCGCATCACGTCCCGCCCCTCGAGCGCCACCGCCAGCGCCACGAGCCCCCACGCCCCGCCCCGCCCAACGCCCCCCCACCGCCCGCCCGCCCAGCCGACGAGCACCGCGCCGCCAACGGCCGCCGCCCCGACGAGCGCAGGCAGCAGACCCACGGCGCGCAGGAAGTGCGGCGCGTCGGCCGCGAGGGCGGTCGGCAGGGCGAAGGCGAACGTGGCGGCGAGGAGGAGGGCGGCTGCGCGACGTCGGCGCGGAGGCGACGATGGACGCAGCCAGGTGAGCGTGACGGCGATGCCCAAGAGCCACAGCGCCGCCGCCAGCGGCCCGAACACCGGCCGGAACGGGATGTTATGTCGTGCGATACGATCACCGGCCACGAACACCAGCCCGGCCGTGCGGCCGAAGCTCGCGATCAGCGCGTCCGTCGTCGCCGAGACGCCGGCCGAACCGGCTCCGGACCCGCCTTCGCCCGCCACCGCCACCTGCGCCAGCCGCCCGACGAGCGCGCCGGGCGTGCGCGCCATCGCCACGGTGAGCGGCAGCGCGACGAACGCGGCGGCGCCGAGCCAGCGGGCGGCCGTCGCCCGAGCCGGCGCAGTGAACGCGAGGGCGACGGCGACCCCGACCGCCACGGGCAACGCCCGCGCCGCGGTGTACGTGTAGAGCGACAGCCCCGCCAGCGCCCCGCCGAACGCCACCCAGCGCCCATCCCGCCGGTCGATGCCGCGCAGCGTCGCCGCGCCCGACAGCGCCAGCACGGCCGGCAGCAGCCCGGCGCGCAGGCCCGTCCGGCCGAGGAGCGTCGCCCACGGCAGGGCGGCCGTCAGCGCCGCAGCGATCACGCCCGCCCGACGGCCGGCAAGGCGCGACGCGAGTGCGTACATCGCCGCGACGAGCACGACGCCGGCGGCCAGCGCGGGCAGGCGGACGGCCGCGATGAGCGGCAGGCGCGCCGTCGGCGCAACAGGCCCCATCGCCCACTCGCTCAGGCCCACGAGCCAGATGAACAGCGGCTCGCGCCCGTTGTTCGCCGCGTACCACAGCCGCGGACCGTCGACGAGCGCGGCGAGGCCGTCGAGGCCGTAGAACGCCTCGTCGCGGTAGAGGCCGGGCGGGAAAGCGTGCGTCGGGGCGCGGAGCGCGGCGGCGGCGAGAAGCGCGGCGGCGACGGCAAGGCGGGCGGGCCAATGGGTTCGCCAACGGGCGCGTGAAGAGGTACGCGAATCGGGGGAGGTCCGCATGGGCGGGCTATCGTATCATATCGGCGTGACCCCCATTGCCACCGCCGCCCAGATGCGCGCCATCGAGGCCGAGGCCGACCGGCGCGGGCATGCGTATGCGGCGATGATGGATCTGGCGGGGCGGGCGGTGGCACGCGAGGTCATGGGCTGGGCGGGCGACACCGGCACCCATCGCCCGACCGTCGTCGTCCTTTGCGGCCCCGGCAACAACGGCGGCGACGGGCTCGTCGCGGCCGCCGCCCTCGCCGATGCCGGCATGGCGGTGCGCGTCGTGACATGGCGGCGCGCGCCGGACGGGCGGGTAGCCGAGGCCCGGGCGCACAACGTGCCGGTCCTGGCGTTGGATGCGCGGCCCGACGACGCCCACGCCGACGCCGCTGACATCGCGCCATCCGATCTCGCCGGGACGGCGGTCGACGGCACCCTCTCCGGCACCCTCTCCGGCTGGCTGGCCGACGCCGACGTCGTCGTCGACGCCCTCCTCGGCACCGGCGCGCGGGGACCGCTCACCGGCGCCGTCGCCGATCTCCTCGCCCGCGTCGCCGCCGCCCAGCCGCGCTTCGTCGTCGCCGTCGACCTCCCGACGGGGCTCGACGCGGACAGCGGCGCGCTCGACGCCCACGCCCTCGCCGCCGACCTGACCGTGACGTTCGGCTGCGCCAAGCCCGGCCACGTGGCGTTCCCGGGCGCGGCGGCGGTCGGCCGACTGGTCGTGGACGGCATCGACATCGCGGACGACATCGTCCGTGCGTGCGCCGCGCCCCCGCTCGGCATCGTCACGGACGCGGACGTCGCCGGCTGGCTGCCGCCGCGCCCGCCGGACGCGCACAAGGGCACGTTCGGCCGGGCGCTCGTCGTCGCCGGGTCGCGTGCCTACCCGGGGGCCGCGGCGCTGGCAGCCGGCGGGGCATATCGCGCCGGCTGCGGGCTCGTGACCGTCGCCGCCACGGCCGAGGTGCGCGCCGCCGTCGCCGCCCACCTGCCCGAGGCCACCTTCCTCCCGCTGCCCGAGGTCCACGGCGGGATCTCGGCCGCGGCCGCCGAAGCGGTGCGCACCGCCTGGCTGGCTTACGACGCCGTGTTGATCGGTCCGGGCCTCAGCCGGGACAGGGGCGTGGCCGAGTTCGTCCGAGCGCTGCTGGACGGCCTGAGCGACCTGGTCGAGGATGCCCGGCCCGGCCGCGTCGTCGTCGACGCCGACGGCCTGAACCTCCTCGCCGACCACCCCGCCGGCCCGCGCGCGCTGCCGATCGGCGCCGTGCTCACGCCCCACCCGGGCGAGATGGCCCGCCTCACCGGCCTGACCGTTGCCGCCGTGAACGCCGACCGCGTGGCCGTGGCGCGCCGCTGGGCCGCCGCGTGGCGCCACGTCGTCGTCCTCAAGGGCGCCCACACCGTCGTCGCCGCGCCCGATGGCCGATGCGCCGTCGTCCCGATCGCCACTTCCGCCCTGGCCAAGGCCGGCACGGGCGACGTCCTCGCCGGCCTGATCGCCGGACTCCTGGCCGCCGGCGCGCCGCCGTTCGAGGCCGCCGCAGCCGCCGTTCACACCCACGCCTTGGCTGGCCTGCGCCTCGCCGCATCGCCGTCCGGCGCCCGCGCCGCCGTCGCCGGCGACCTCCTGGCCCACATCGGCCCTGTCTGGCGCGGGCTCGGCGACGCATCGCATGCCGCCCCTGCCCGTAGAACGACCGTCAGCGCCGGCTCGGCGCCACCCCCATCGGAGTGAACCAGTGCCCAAAGCCCCCCCCCGGACGACGCCCGCGCCGCCGCCGAACCCCACCCTCGTCGCCCTCGCCCGCGCCTTCCCCGTGCCCACCGCCCGCTACGCCGTGCCGACTTCGGGCGGCAGCGCGGATGCGGATGGGACCGTCGCCCGCATCGCCCTGGCGGTTGCCGCCCTCGACCCGCCGCTCGTCGTCGCCCAGCGCGGCCGCGAGAGCTGGCGCTGGCGCTACGTCGACACGTTCGACGGCCTCCTGCACCGGGCCGGCGGGACGCTGGCCGTCGTCGCCCCGGCGGGGACGGCGCGGGCGAAGGCGGACGGCGCGCCGGGCAAGGGCGTCGCGGGACCGGACGACGCGGCTGGGCGCGATGCGCTCGACGATGCGACCGCCGGGCCGTGGCTGATGTGGCAAGCGCACGACGGCCGAATCCTCGACGCGGTTGCCTGGCCCGACGGATCGCCACCCGCGTTCGCCCGCGACGTCCCCGCCGGCGCCTTCCGCGACGCGCTCGCCGTCATTGCGGAGCCGCGCCGACTGCTCGCGCTGGTCGACGTCAAGGCGGTGTACCGCACGTACGGCATCGTCGACGGCGAGGGCAAGACCGTCGTGCGGTTGCGGCTGGGCGCAGGCACCGCCACGACCGAGGCTTCACCGGCCGGCGGATCCGCCCGGTCGAGCGGCGAGCTGGCGCCGTGGATCGAAGTGCTGGCCGTTCGGGGCTACGACGAGGCGCTGGCCGCGGTGAGCGATGCCATCGCCCAGCTCTCGAAGCCCGGCGGGAAGAGCGCCAAACTGGATGCGTCGGCCGTTCCGAGCCTCGTGGTGCCGGCGCTTGCGACGGTGGGGCTGAAGCCGGGCGGCGTCAGCGGCAAGTTCGACGTGCCGCTGAGCGCCGACGCGCGGGCGGATGCCGCCTCGGCGACGATCTTCCGGGCGCTCCTGCAGGCGATCCGCACGAGCGAGCCCGGCACGCGCGCCGACGTCGACCCCGAGTTCCTCCATGACTTCCGCGTCGCGGTCCGACGCACGCGCGCCGGGCTGACGCTCTTGCAGGATGCGCTGCCGGCTGCGGTCGTGGAGCACTTCAAGGCCGAGTTCGGCTGGATGGGCGCGGTCACCGGGCCGACGCGCGACCTGGACGTCTACCTCGAGAACATGCCGGCCTACCGCGCCGCGCTGCCGCCCGAGGTCGGCCGCGATCTCGGGCCGCTGGAGGCCTACCTGCGCACCCGCCAGGCGAGCGCGCACGCCGAGCTCGTCGGGGAACTCGACAGCCCGCGCTACGCCGCGCTGCTCGCGGACTGGTCGGCCGCGCTGGACGACATCGCTGCGAACGGCGCCGACGCGCCTGCCGCCGCCGAGCCGATCGCCGTTCTCGGGGCGCGGCGGACGTGGCGGCGGTTCAAGCGCGTGCTCGACGACGGGCGGGCGATCGGGCCGGACACGGCAGTCGGCGCGCTGCACCAGCTGCGGATCGAGGCCAAGAAGCTGCGCTACGCGCTCGAGTTCTTCCGCCGCCTCGTCCCGCCGGCCGAAGCGGATGCCCTGATCGGCAGCCTGAAGGGCCTCCAGGACAACCTCGGGACGCTGAACGACATGGGCGTGCAGCAGGGCGCGATGCGCGCGTTCGCCGCCGACCTCGGCCGGCGGCCGTCCAACAGCGCCGCGCTGCTGGCGATGGGCTGGCTGACGCACGACCTCCACGCGCGCGAGCAAGCGTGCCGGCTCGAGTTCGCCGCCCGGTTCGCCGCGTTCGACACGAAGGACAACCGGCAGCGCTACGAGCGCCTGTTCAGGCCACGCCGATGAGGATCATCGCCAGCTACGCGATCAAGGGCGGCGTCGGCAAGACGGCCACTGCGGTCAACCTGGCGTGGGAGGCGTGGCGGGGCGGCGCATCCGTCCTGGTCTGGGACATGGACCCGCAGGGCGCGGCATCGTTCTACTTCCGGGTGGCGCCGGACGCGCGCGGCGGCGCCAAGCAGCTCGTGAAGGGCGACACGGACGTCGCGTCGCTCGTTCGCGGATCCGACTACGACGGCCTCGACGTCCTGCCCGCCGACTTCACGTACCGCCACCTCGACCTCTACCTGGACGCCGCCAAACGACCGACCCGCCGCCTCGTCCGCCTCCTGGCCCCCCTCGCCGAGCGCTACGACTACGCCGTGCTGGACTGCGCACCCGGCATCACCCTGACGAGCGAGAGCGTCTTCGCCCTGGCCGACGCCCTGATCGTCCCGACCGTCCCGACGACGCTGAGCCTGCGGACGCTCGACCAGCTGGCCGCGCACCTCCGCAAGCACGACGCCGGTGGCGCCGTGACGCGGCCGTTCCTGAGCATGGTCGACCGGCGCAAGGCCCTTCACCGCGCGCTGGCCGACGCGATCCTCGACGGCGGCCTGCCGACGCCGTTCCCGTTCCTGCGCACCGTCATCCCGTACCTCAGCGCGGTCGAGCGCATGGGCACGCAGCGCGCGCCGGTGGGTGTGTTCGCGCCGGGCGACGCGGCGGCGACGGCGTACCGGGCGTTGTGGGGCGAGGTGCGCGAGGTCGTCGGGGGGCGATAGCGCGGGCGGGCCGGCCGTCGATCGTCGGTCGACCAGCGGCGGAAATCGCTTGGATTTGTTCTTGCGCGCTTTCTTGCGCGCTCTGAAAAGTGTGGCATCCTCGCTGGCCGTTCTCTGTGGTGACGCCATCATGGCCATGCGACCAAGGCGAACGGCGTGGGCAAGCGGCAAGCGGAGGGGCCGGAACTCGCGGACGTGCTGCGAACGGAGCACGCCGCCATCCGCGCCCGCCGGCGCGCGATCACGACGCCGTCGCCCGCGGACGCCGACGTCGCGCCGCCCACCGACGTCGTACGGTCTGAGGAGGACGCACCGCCCGCCGACGGAGCACCCCCCGCCGACATCGTCGGCCTCGCGCTCTCCGGCGGCGGGATCCGCAGCGCCACGTTCAGCCTTGGCGTCGTCCAGGCGCTCGGCCGTGCCGGCCTGCTGCCGTTCGTCGACTACCTCTCGACGGTCTCGGGCGGCGGCTTCCTCGGCGGCGCCGTGTCCGCGCTGCTCTCGACGCCGAGCGCCGGCCCGGAGCGCGAGCGCTTCCCGCTGTGCGGACCATCCGGGCAGCCCGAACCGCCCGCCGTGCGCCACCTGCGCCACAGCAGCCACTACCTGGCGCCGGGCGGCCTCCTGGACCGCGTGCGGCTGCCGCTCCTGCTCGTGCGCGGCGCGCTCGTCAACGTCGCGATCTTCCTGCCGTACATCGTCGCGGCGGCGCTCGTGACCGAGCTTGGGTTCGAGTGGATGCACACGATCCTGCCCGACGACCAGGTGCACAATCTCTGGGGACTCGTTCCACTGCTGTTCATCGCGCTGTTCGTCGCCGCCGTCCTGGTCTATCCGATCGCGGCCACGGCGTTCCGCCACCGCCTCGGCTGGGTCGGTCGCAACCGGTATGACCGGCTGCTCGGCGTGCTGTGCCTCCTGATCTTCTTCGGCTGGGGGATGGCGGTCTTTTCGCGCGCGATCGAGTTGGCCATCGGAAGCGACCCGGCGGCGGCCATGCACGCCGCACGGCAGACGATCGAGCGGGTCGAGACGTGGCGCTTCACGCTGCTCTGGCTCCTCCCGGCCGGCGTGATCGCCGTCGTCGCGTCGATGATGCTCGGGCGCGGCCGGGCCGCGAGGATCGGTCGGGCCTTCGGCATCCACGCCCTCGGCCTGCTCGCCCCCGCCACGCTCGTCCTGATCTACTTTGGGGCGCTGACCTATTGGGTCTCGTCGCCGTACCTGCCGGTCTCGCTCGTCCCGTCGCTCGACCGCGGCGAGGTCTCGCCCGCGCTCGAGGCCGAGATGGTGCAAAAGGCGTTGGAGCTCGAGGGTCCCGACACGTTCGTCTCGGTCGTCGAACCGGGGCAGCGGTGGGTGCTCGGCGACACGGGCTACACGTACCGCATCGGGCGTCGCGACGACGTCCTGCAGATCAATTGGCGCGACATGTGGCTGGCCGAGTGGGACGGTTACGTCTGGGCCTTCACGCTGGCGCTGCTCCTGCTCAACCGCGCCGCGCTCTCGATCAACACGTCCTCGGGCAACGGCTTCTACCGCGACCGCCTCAGCCGCGCCTACCTGATCCGGCGGAGCGACGACGACGAGGTGTCGTGGGTCGACGATCTCCGCCTCTCGAAGCTGAACGGGCCTGGTACGGCCGCCCCATACCACCTGATCAACGCCGCGATGAACCTGCAGGGCAGCGACGACCCCGACCTGCGCGGCCGCGAGGCCGACTTCTTCCTGTTCAGCCCCGGCTGGTCCGGCAGCCGCCGGACCGGCTACTGCGCGACGGCCGACCTCGAGCGCGCCGACCCCAACTTCGACCTCGCGACGGCGATGGCGA
Above is a window of Candidatus Avedoeria danica DNA encoding:
- a CDS encoding dienelactone hydrolase family protein — its product is MSDRQALKNYLVEEFYDDYREGAISRRTFVRRVAFITGSMAAAIPVLAAVGCTPDELPAATDPIPDAEPTTMAAVATATGAATVQPTSKPPTDPQSPLSVAADDPAVSAAAVAFDSGGTMIQGYLARPSDSAGAGGPYPGVLVCHENRGLTAHIEDVTRRFAKAGYVALAIDLLSREGGTAGADRDKVPALLTDAGPERHVGDFLAGAAFLKSQPDVDIGKLVMTGYCFGGGITWRVATKMADLKAAVPFYGPAPDLAEVPNIKAAVLGVYAELDERIGAGIPDLEAALKAAGTTHEIKIYPGVNHAFHNDTGDRYDETQATQAWNDTLAWFAAHM
- a CDS encoding glycosyltransferase family 39 protein, which codes for MRTSPDSRTSSRARWRTHWPARLAVAAALLAAAALRAPTHAFPPGLYRDEAFYGLDGLAALVDGPRLWYAANNGREPLFIWLVGLSEWAMGPVAPTARLPLIAAVRLPALAAGVVLVAAMYALASRLAGRRAGVIAAALTAALPWATLLGRTGLRAGLLPAVLALSGAATLRGIDRRDGRWVAFGGALAGLSLYTYTAARALPVAVGVAVALAFTAPARATAARWLGAAAFVALPLTVAMARTPGALVGRLAQVAVAGEGGSGAGSAGVSATTDALIASFGRTAGLVFVAGDRIARHNIPFRPVFGPLAAALWLLGIAVTLTWLRPSSPPRRRRAAALLLAATFAFALPTALAADAPHFLRAVGLLPALVGAAAVGGAVLVGWAGGRWGGVGRGGAWGLVALAVALEGRDVMRYDGALEAGRAADPLAERTVAVVPDANGGANSFDRSLHAHWPRAYHAFDGGATTLAREVNASLEAGRRVWLDRRLRDGWASVPFLIPIDRVTLTDPYDPVLFGDDGDGDGGDNGDDGAAYIVPYGLRLDEVWAKLPADGAELAFLPPIMERGDLAARASPLAVRVLGPRLPPELRPGDGATAQFVDGLVLDGAAVDAGPLASGSNAARDAWPLWAEAPGAVRVTTRWHIDGPPTIGEATLFVHLLDAAGNSVDSSVDAPLGHGVYPAGRWRTGDVVVDQRVLRLPPGASGLRIVVGLYADDPGSPLRRVDGVGDGMGDGATVEIGRVP
- a CDS encoding NAD(P)H-hydrate dehydratase yields the protein MTPIATAAQMRAIEAEADRRGHAYAAMMDLAGRAVAREVMGWAGDTGTHRPTVVVLCGPGNNGGDGLVAAAALADAGMAVRVVTWRRAPDGRVAEARAHNVPVLALDARPDDAHADAADIAPSDLAGTAVDGTLSGTLSGWLADADVVVDALLGTGARGPLTGAVADLLARVAAAQPRFVVAVDLPTGLDADSGALDAHALAADLTVTFGCAKPGHVAFPGAAAVGRLVVDGIDIADDIVRACAAPPLGIVTDADVAGWLPPRPPDAHKGTFGRALVVAGSRAYPGAAALAAGGAYRAGCGLVTVAATAEVRAAVAAHLPEATFLPLPEVHGGISAAAAEAVRTAWLAYDAVLIGPGLSRDRGVAEFVRALLDGLSDLVEDARPGRVVVDADGLNLLADHPAGPRALPIGAVLTPHPGEMARLTGLTVAAVNADRVAVARRWAAAWRHVVVLKGAHTVVAAPDGRCAVVPIATSALAKAGTGDVLAGLIAGLLAAGAPPFEAAAAAVHTHALAGLRLAASPSGARAAVAGDLLAHIGPVWRGLGDASHAAPARRTTVSAGSAPPPSE
- a CDS encoding CHAD domain-containing protein, whose translation is MPKAPPRTTPAPPPNPTLVALARAFPVPTARYAVPTSGGSADADGTVARIALAVAALDPPLVVAQRGRESWRWRYVDTFDGLLHRAGGTLAVVAPAGTARAKADGAPGKGVAGPDDAAGRDALDDATAGPWLMWQAHDGRILDAVAWPDGSPPAFARDVPAGAFRDALAVIAEPRRLLALVDVKAVYRTYGIVDGEGKTVVRLRLGAGTATTEASPAGGSARSSGELAPWIEVLAVRGYDEALAAVSDAIAQLSKPGGKSAKLDASAVPSLVVPALATVGLKPGGVSGKFDVPLSADARADAASATIFRALLQAIRTSEPGTRADVDPEFLHDFRVAVRRTRAGLTLLQDALPAAVVEHFKAEFGWMGAVTGPTRDLDVYLENMPAYRAALPPEVGRDLGPLEAYLRTRQASAHAELVGELDSPRYAALLADWSAALDDIAANGADAPAAAEPIAVLGARRTWRRFKRVLDDGRAIGPDTAVGALHQLRIEAKKLRYALEFFRRLVPPAEADALIGSLKGLQDNLGTLNDMGVQQGAMRAFAADLGRRPSNSAALLAMGWLTHDLHAREQACRLEFAARFAAFDTKDNRQRYERLFRPRR
- a CDS encoding ParA family protein; translated protein: MRIIASYAIKGGVGKTATAVNLAWEAWRGGASVLVWDMDPQGAASFYFRVAPDARGGAKQLVKGDTDVASLVRGSDYDGLDVLPADFTYRHLDLYLDAAKRPTRRLVRLLAPLAERYDYAVLDCAPGITLTSESVFALADALIVPTVPTTLSLRTLDQLAAHLRKHDAGGAVTRPFLSMVDRRKALHRALADAILDGGLPTPFPFLRTVIPYLSAVERMGTQRAPVGVFAPGDAAATAYRALWGEVREVVGGR